One Amaranthus tricolor cultivar Red isolate AtriRed21 chromosome 1, ASM2621246v1, whole genome shotgun sequence DNA window includes the following coding sequences:
- the LOC130809645 gene encoding uncharacterized protein LOC130809645, producing MAKLSFNYFKLNSIIITVFVLVALVSADYTMTKMPTERKENEKPCGTTSHGNNVPILKEPIISQKGNSVPQPIQEKVVPQPSEPDCVESGKHCEITAPGQCCSQTCINGD from the exons ATGGCTAAGCTTTCTTTCAATTACTTCAAATTGAATTCCATCATCATCACGGTTTTTGTGCTTGTAGCGCTTGTTAGTGCGG ATTACACCATGACAAAGATGCCTACTGAAAGAAAGGAAAATGAAAAGCCCTGCGGTACTACTTCACATGGAAACAATGTGCCTATTCTGAAAGAACCAATTATTTCTCAGAAAGGAAATAGTGTGCCTCAGCCTATCCAAGAAAAGGTGGTTCCCCAACCAAGCGAGCCTGACTGCGTGGAAAGTGGTAAACATTGTGAGATTACGGCACCAGGTCAATGCTGCTCCCAAACTTGTATCAATGGTGATTAG